A genomic region of Mesobacillus jeotgali contains the following coding sequences:
- the spoVS gene encoding stage V sporulation protein SpoVS has translation MEILKVSAKSNPNSVAGALAGVLRERGGAEIQAIGAGALNQAVKAVAIARGFVAPSGVDLICIPAFTDILIDGEERTAIKLIVEPR, from the coding sequence ATGGAGATATTAAAAGTTTCAGCAAAATCTAATCCTAATTCTGTAGCTGGTGCGCTTGCTGGAGTACTGCGCGAAAGAGGGGGCGCAGAAATTCAGGCTATCGGGGCGGGTGCATTGAATCAGGCCGTAAAGGCAGTAGCGATCGCAAGAGGGTTCGTAGCACCTAGCGGAGTCGATTTAATTTGCATCCCGGCATTTACTGATATCCTGATTGATGGCGAGGAACGTACAGCCATTAAATTGATTGTTGAACCCAGATGA
- a CDS encoding dipeptidase: MKIYDAHCDVLYKLFMDPTLDFAKSPELQVNLERLKASSTKIQLFAIYVPESVHPDLKFEAALRMADLFYEKVLRPHPQIRLIKDKVDIDLLEDDEIGAVLSLEGCDAIGQDLLKLRTLLRLGVRSVGLTWNFGNYVADGALEERGAGLSRFGRQVVQLLNQTKTICDVSHLSEQGFWDVMEAADQVFASHSNCYSLCHHPRNLKDNQIKALIDRDSVIGVTFVPEFLSGKKDTASIDDVIRHLDHICSIGGENHVGFGSDFDGIEFTVKNLQGNEQYENLWNELQKYYSDIQVSKFLYGNMSTKLSVQRS, encoded by the coding sequence GTGAAAATCTATGACGCTCATTGTGATGTTCTATATAAATTATTCATGGACCCAACGCTTGATTTTGCCAAATCACCTGAGTTGCAAGTCAATCTTGAACGTCTGAAGGCATCGTCCACAAAAATCCAATTATTTGCCATCTATGTACCCGAATCAGTTCATCCTGATCTGAAATTTGAAGCAGCACTGCGAATGGCGGATTTATTTTATGAAAAAGTCTTAAGGCCTCATCCTCAAATCAGGCTGATTAAGGACAAGGTGGACATTGACCTGCTAGAAGATGATGAAATTGGTGCAGTGCTGTCCCTCGAAGGTTGTGATGCGATTGGACAGGATTTATTGAAATTACGCACTTTGTTGAGGTTGGGAGTACGATCTGTAGGATTAACGTGGAACTTTGGGAATTATGTGGCTGATGGTGCCCTGGAGGAACGAGGAGCGGGTCTTTCAAGGTTTGGACGTCAGGTTGTCCAGCTGCTGAATCAGACCAAAACAATCTGTGATGTATCACACTTATCTGAACAGGGCTTCTGGGATGTAATGGAAGCAGCTGACCAGGTATTCGCATCCCATTCAAACTGTTATTCACTTTGCCACCATCCGCGGAACCTTAAGGATAATCAGATCAAAGCGCTGATAGACCGGGATTCAGTCATTGGTGTTACCTTTGTGCCAGAATTCTTATCAGGCAAAAAGGATACTGCTTCAATAGATGATGTCATCCGCCATCTTGATCACATTTGTTCTATTGGAGGAGAAAATCATGTGGGATTTGGGTCAGACTTTGATGGAATCGAATTCACTGTAAAAAATCTGCAGGGGAACGAACAATATGAAAACCTTTGGAATGAATTGCAAAAATATTATTCTGATATACAAGTGAGCAAGTTCCTATATGGGAATATGAGCACCAAATTATCTGTGCAGAGATCGTAA
- a CDS encoding 2-oxoacid:acceptor oxidoreductase subunit alpha: protein MINQLSWKVGGQQGEGIESTGEIFSIALNRLGYYLYGYRHFSSRIKGGHTNNKIRVSTTEVRSISDDLDILVAFDQETIDVNYKELHENGVIIADAKFDPKKPEDTQAAMYAVPFTEMATELGTSLMKNMVAIGATSAILDLDIQVFEEVVQEIFGRKGQQVVDKNMEAIKAGYEYTKEQLGGAETMQLEKADGQKRMFMIGNDAIALGAVAAGCRFMAAYPITPASEIMEYLIKKLPALGGTVIQTEDEIAAVTMTIGANYGGVRALTASAGPGLSLKMEAIGLSGITETPLVIVDTQRGGPSTGLPTKQEQSDLMAMIYGTHGEIPKIVFAPSTVQEAFYDAAEAFNLAEEYQCPVIMLTDLQLSLGKQTVEPLEFDKVEIRRGKLATEALPEIDNKGYFKRYEVTEDGVSPRVIPGMKNGIHHVTGVEHDETGKPSESAANRIAQMDKRMRKISNLKFNTPIHKNAPHEEADLLIVGFNSTRGAIEEAMGRLEKDGLKVNHAHVRLVHPFPADEMMQLVKSAKKVAVIENNATGQLANIMKMNVGSHEKIHKILKYDGNPFLPQEVHTKCKELF from the coding sequence ATGATCAATCAACTTTCATGGAAAGTTGGCGGACAGCAGGGAGAAGGAATTGAATCTACCGGGGAAATTTTCTCTATTGCATTGAACCGTCTAGGCTACTACTTGTATGGCTACCGTCACTTTTCATCACGTATCAAGGGCGGACACACAAATAACAAGATTCGAGTGAGCACTACAGAGGTTCGATCTATTTCTGACGATTTAGATATTCTTGTAGCTTTCGATCAGGAAACGATTGATGTAAACTACAAAGAATTGCATGAGAACGGCGTAATTATTGCTGATGCTAAGTTTGACCCAAAAAAGCCTGAGGACACTCAAGCTGCGATGTATGCGGTTCCATTTACGGAAATGGCTACTGAATTGGGAACATCTCTTATGAAAAACATGGTTGCCATCGGTGCGACTAGTGCAATTTTAGACTTGGATATCCAGGTTTTCGAAGAAGTCGTCCAGGAAATTTTCGGACGCAAAGGACAACAAGTTGTCGATAAAAACATGGAAGCCATCAAAGCTGGCTACGAATATACGAAAGAACAATTAGGCGGCGCTGAGACAATGCAGCTTGAAAAGGCTGATGGACAGAAGCGCATGTTCATGATTGGCAATGATGCAATCGCTCTTGGAGCAGTAGCAGCAGGCTGCCGCTTCATGGCTGCATATCCAATCACACCTGCTTCAGAAATCATGGAATATCTGATCAAAAAACTTCCTGCTCTTGGCGGAACAGTTATCCAGACTGAAGATGAAATCGCTGCTGTCACTATGACAATCGGCGCTAACTATGGCGGCGTACGTGCCCTTACAGCTTCTGCTGGACCAGGTCTTTCATTGAAGATGGAAGCAATCGGCCTTTCAGGTATCACTGAAACACCGCTTGTCATTGTTGATACACAGCGTGGCGGCCCATCAACGGGACTTCCTACAAAACAGGAACAGTCAGATTTAATGGCGATGATTTATGGAACTCACGGTGAGATTCCTAAGATCGTCTTTGCTCCAAGTACTGTTCAGGAAGCATTCTACGATGCAGCAGAAGCATTCAACCTTGCTGAGGAATATCAGTGTCCTGTCATTATGCTGACAGACCTGCAATTATCTTTAGGAAAGCAGACAGTTGAACCGCTTGAGTTTGATAAAGTGGAAATCCGCCGCGGTAAATTGGCTACAGAAGCTCTTCCTGAAATTGATAACAAAGGCTACTTCAAGCGTTATGAAGTGACTGAAGATGGTGTTTCACCACGTGTCATCCCAGGAATGAAGAACGGTATCCACCATGTTACTGGTGTTGAGCATGATGAAACAGGAAAACCTTCGGAATCTGCTGCCAACCGTATTGCGCAAATGGATAAGCGTATGCGTAAAATCAGCAATCTGAAGTTCAATACGCCAATCCACAAGAATGCTCCGCATGAGGAAGCTGATCTGTTGATCGTAGGTTTCAACTCTACAAGAGGTGCAATTGAAGAGGCAATGGGAAGACTTGAGAAGGATGGCCTGAAAGTAAACCACGCACATGTGCGCCTGGTACATCCATTCCCGGCTGATGAGATGATGCAGCTTGTAAAATCTGCAAAGAAAGTTGCAGTTATTGAAAACAATGCGACAGGACAGCTGGCAAACATCATGAAGATGAATGTCGGAAGTCATGAGAAGATCCATAAGATCCTCAAATATGATGGAAATCCATTCTTGCCGCAGGAAGTCCACACAAAATGCAAGGAGTTGTTCTAG
- a CDS encoding 2-oxoacid:ferredoxin oxidoreductase subunit beta has protein sequence MATFKEFRNNVKPNWCPGCGDFSVQAAMQRAAANVGLEPEDLAVISGIGCSGRISGYINSYGFHGIHGRALPIAQGVKMANRDLTVIASGGDGDGFAIGMGHTVHAIRRNINITYIVMDNQIYGLTKGQTSPRSAAGFKTKSTPAGSIEQAISPMELALTAGATFVAQSFSTDLKDLTALIEAGIKHEGFSLINVFSPCVTYNKVNTYDWFKENLTKLGDIEGYDPSNREAAMQTLMQHNGLVTGLIYQNTERKSYQELVSGYSESPLSQADLKLDQAHFDKLVAEFM, from the coding sequence ATGGCGACTTTTAAAGAATTTCGCAATAATGTAAAACCAAACTGGTGCCCTGGCTGTGGCGACTTCTCTGTACAGGCAGCCATGCAGCGTGCTGCTGCCAATGTTGGTTTAGAGCCCGAAGATCTGGCTGTAATCTCTGGTATCGGCTGTTCAGGCCGTATCTCCGGATATATTAACTCTTATGGTTTCCACGGAATCCATGGCCGTGCGCTTCCAATTGCGCAGGGGGTTAAGATGGCTAACCGTGATCTTACCGTTATCGCTTCTGGTGGTGACGGAGACGGCTTCGCGATCGGTATGGGACATACAGTCCATGCGATCCGCCGAAACATCAATATCACTTACATTGTCATGGACAACCAGATTTACGGTCTGACAAAGGGACAAACTTCCCCTCGTTCGGCTGCTGGATTCAAGACAAAATCAACTCCTGCAGGTTCCATCGAGCAGGCCATTTCCCCAATGGAATTGGCTTTGACAGCTGGCGCTACTTTCGTGGCACAAAGCTTCTCAACAGACCTGAAAGACCTGACTGCGCTGATCGAAGCTGGAATCAAGCATGAAGGTTTCTCTCTAATCAACGTATTCAGCCCTTGTGTAACTTACAACAAGGTAAATACTTACGACTGGTTCAAGGAAAACTTGACAAAGCTTGGCGACATTGAAGGATATGATCCATCAAACCGTGAAGCAGCAATGCAGACATTGATGCAGCACAACGGTCTTGTTACTGGATTGATTTATCAGAATACAGAGCGTAAATCTTATCAGGAGCTGGTTAGCGGTTATTCAGAATCTCCGCTATCACAAGCTGACCTGAAGCTAGACCAAGCTCACTTTGATAAGCTAGTTGCTGAATTCATGTAA
- the miaB gene encoding tRNA (N6-isopentenyl adenosine(37)-C2)-methylthiotransferase MiaB, producing MNENQRLEGQQVQTENSSDKKSSKDYSKYFETVYTAPSLKDAKKRGKEEVQYHKDFDIPEEFIDMGQGRKFYIRTFGCQMNEHDTEVMAGIFLGLGYEPTDSVEDANVILLNTCAIRENAENKVFGELGHLKHLKREKPDLLLGVCGCMSQEESVVNKILKTYNQVDMIFGTHNIHRLPHILQEAYMSKEMVVEVWSKEGDVIENLPKVRKGNIKAWVNIMYGCDKFCTYCIVPYTRGKERSRRPEDIIQEVRQLAAQGYQEITLLGQNVNAYGKDLADMKYGLGDLMDEIRKIDIPRIRFTTSHPRDFDDHLIEVLAKGGNLMDHIHLPVQSGSTDVLKIMARKYTREQYLELVRKIKAAIPNVTLTTDIIVGYPNETDEQFEETMSLVREVGYESAYTFIYSPREGTPAAKMQDNVPMEVKKERLQRLNALVNEQSAQSMKKYQDQIVEVLVEGESKNNPDVLAGYTSKLKLVNFVGPKTAIGKIVKVKITDAKTWSLNGEMIEEIEPVEVN from the coding sequence ATGAACGAAAATCAACGTTTGGAAGGACAGCAAGTACAAACTGAAAATTCTTCGGACAAAAAATCCAGCAAGGATTACAGCAAGTACTTTGAAACAGTATATACAGCTCCTTCCCTGAAGGATGCAAAAAAACGCGGCAAGGAAGAAGTCCAGTATCATAAAGACTTCGATATCCCTGAAGAATTCATTGATATGGGACAGGGACGCAAATTCTACATCCGCACTTTTGGCTGCCAGATGAATGAGCACGACACAGAAGTGATGGCAGGTATTTTCCTTGGTCTTGGCTATGAACCTACTGACAGTGTCGAGGACGCGAATGTCATCCTCTTGAATACATGCGCAATCAGGGAAAATGCTGAGAACAAGGTGTTCGGTGAACTTGGACATCTGAAGCACCTAAAAAGAGAAAAACCAGATCTTCTATTGGGAGTTTGCGGCTGCATGTCCCAGGAAGAATCCGTCGTTAACAAAATTCTTAAGACCTATAACCAGGTTGATATGATTTTTGGTACGCATAATATCCATCGCCTGCCACATATCCTCCAGGAAGCATACATGTCCAAAGAAATGGTCGTAGAAGTTTGGTCTAAGGAAGGGGATGTAATCGAAAACCTTCCTAAGGTGCGCAAAGGCAATATTAAGGCATGGGTAAACATCATGTATGGCTGTGATAAATTCTGCACTTACTGCATCGTTCCTTATACACGAGGAAAAGAACGCAGCCGCCGTCCTGAGGATATCATCCAGGAAGTCCGTCAGCTTGCTGCACAAGGCTACCAGGAAATTACCCTTCTTGGCCAGAATGTAAACGCCTATGGAAAAGACTTGGCCGACATGAAATATGGTCTTGGTGACTTGATGGATGAAATCCGTAAAATCGATATCCCTCGCATTCGTTTTACAACCAGCCACCCGCGTGACTTTGATGATCACTTGATCGAAGTGCTGGCAAAGGGCGGTAACCTGATGGACCACATCCATCTTCCAGTACAGTCAGGTTCTACTGATGTATTGAAAATAATGGCCCGAAAGTACACACGGGAACAATATCTCGAACTTGTCCGTAAGATCAAAGCAGCAATTCCTAACGTTACATTGACTACAGATATTATCGTTGGATATCCGAATGAAACGGATGAGCAGTTCGAGGAAACAATGTCTCTTGTTCGTGAGGTTGGCTATGAGTCAGCCTATACGTTCATATACTCTCCAAGGGAGGGAACTCCTGCTGCTAAAATGCAGGATAATGTCCCAATGGAAGTGAAAAAGGAGCGCCTGCAGCGCCTGAACGCACTTGTGAATGAGCAATCCGCGCAGTCTATGAAGAAATATCAGGATCAGATTGTTGAAGTCCTGGTTGAAGGCGAAAGCAAAAACAATCCAGATGTTCTTGCAGGTTATACAAGCAAGTTGAAACTTGTCAATTTTGTTGGACCTAAAACGGCAATCGGCAAAATCGTCAAGGTAAAGATCACAGATGCAAAAACATGGTCTTTAAACGGGGAAATGATAGAAGAAATCGAACCAGTTGAGGTGAACTAA
- a CDS encoding RicAFT regulatory complex protein RicA family protein — protein sequence MAKYNKDDIIQRSREIARMIAETEEVDFFKRAEAQIHENEKVKTLISSIKGLQKQAVNFQHYGKTEALKKTEAKIASLEQQLDEIPVVQEFKQSQIDVNELLQLVATTISNTVTDEVVASTGGDILRGETGAALKNEASCHTHNH from the coding sequence TTGGCAAAGTACAATAAAGATGACATTATCCAGCGTTCAAGAGAAATCGCAAGAATGATTGCGGAAACAGAAGAAGTTGACTTCTTCAAGCGTGCAGAAGCACAAATTCATGAGAATGAAAAAGTGAAAACACTTATTTCTTCTATTAAAGGTCTTCAAAAACAGGCTGTTAACTTTCAGCACTATGGAAAAACAGAAGCATTGAAGAAGACTGAAGCAAAAATTGCTTCTCTAGAACAACAACTTGATGAAATCCCTGTGGTCCAGGAATTCAAGCAGTCACAAATCGATGTAAATGAATTGCTTCAGCTAGTGGCTACAACGATTTCCAATACGGTTACAGATGAAGTAGTTGCATCAACTGGTGGAGATATTCTCCGCGGTGAAACAGGAGCAGCTCTGAAAAATGAAGCAAGCTGCCATACACACAACCATTAA
- a CDS encoding outer spore coat protein CotE codes for MGDYREIITKAVVAKGRKFTQSNHTINPAHNPSSILGAWVINHKYKAKKVGKVVEVNGSYEANIWYSFDDNTKTEVVTEKVTYCDVIKLKYRDPDCMDDHDVLVEVLQQPNCIEAVISPNGNKIIVHVEREFLVEVIGETKVCVVTHPGGCDCDDDEWGHGIDDDEFEDLNPDFLLGEEE; via the coding sequence ATGGGAGATTACAGAGAGATTATTACGAAAGCCGTCGTAGCGAAAGGACGCAAATTCACGCAGTCCAATCATACGATCAACCCAGCGCATAATCCGAGCAGCATTCTGGGCGCTTGGGTCATAAACCATAAGTATAAGGCAAAAAAGGTAGGGAAAGTGGTTGAAGTAAACGGGTCTTACGAAGCCAACATCTGGTACTCCTTTGATGATAATACAAAAACTGAAGTAGTGACGGAGAAAGTAACTTACTGCGATGTCATCAAACTGAAGTACCGTGACCCTGACTGCATGGATGACCATGATGTCCTTGTAGAGGTTCTGCAGCAGCCTAACTGCATTGAAGCGGTCATTTCGCCTAATGGCAACAAAATCATCGTTCACGTCGAGAGGGAATTCCTTGTGGAAGTCATTGGTGAAACGAAGGTATGTGTTGTCACTCATCCAGGCGGATGCGATTGCGATGATGACGAGTGGGGTCATGGCATCGATGATGACGAATTCGAAGACTTGAACCCAGACTTCCTCCTGGGAGAGGAAGAATAA
- a CDS encoding 4Fe-4S binding protein, with protein MSLLTNWLESLSYELEISEACSKKKSPLSTCTACMDECPHGALIIEDGILKLDEKACSLCGICITVCPQQAIKGQSPARKVIKDHLLLQDDSPLPSFLELLYFHKKGVRFIQKEARDKELEKRIGNANEVFNVMELDPILITKTISLKEDAQPKLSRRGFFTKLSMDGKRTVLSSVTPVKWRFNEDSFKSSNLYNDWSLHEVRIHEKKCTLCEACFNICSAQIFTLENDTLHIDEKNCSGCKLCMDICQHSGIQVAQSIHKVSEAAYHVYKNECTTCRSSFYSWEEESNECEICKKIEKPNFFL; from the coding sequence ATGTCGCTACTAACCAATTGGCTCGAAAGCTTGAGCTATGAACTGGAAATATCAGAAGCGTGTTCAAAAAAGAAAAGCCCATTGAGTACCTGTACAGCTTGTATGGATGAATGTCCACACGGGGCACTAATTATTGAAGATGGGATTCTTAAGTTAGATGAAAAGGCTTGTTCTCTCTGTGGTATATGTATTACAGTTTGCCCGCAGCAGGCAATTAAAGGGCAGTCGCCAGCAAGGAAGGTAATCAAGGATCACCTTTTATTGCAAGATGATTCCCCGCTTCCAAGCTTCCTGGAATTGCTTTATTTCCATAAAAAAGGAGTCCGCTTTATTCAAAAAGAAGCTCGTGATAAGGAGTTAGAAAAACGCATTGGGAATGCCAATGAAGTTTTTAACGTCATGGAACTTGATCCAATATTGATCACCAAGACTATATCACTTAAGGAAGATGCTCAACCCAAGCTATCAAGACGTGGTTTTTTCACGAAACTCTCGATGGATGGCAAAAGAACTGTTCTGTCTTCAGTAACGCCAGTAAAGTGGCGGTTCAATGAGGACAGCTTTAAGTCTTCTAACCTATATAATGATTGGTCGTTACATGAAGTAAGGATACATGAGAAGAAGTGCACATTATGTGAAGCCTGTTTTAACATCTGCTCTGCACAGATTTTTACACTGGAGAACGATACACTGCACATTGATGAAAAAAATTGTTCCGGCTGCAAACTTTGCATGGACATATGTCAGCACAGCGGAATTCAGGTTGCTCAGAGTATCCACAAGGTAAGTGAAGCTGCCTATCATGTGTATAAAAATGAATGTACTACTTGCAGAAGCAGTTTTTATTCGTGGGAAGAAGAATCAAATGAATGTGAAATCTGCAAAAAAATCGAGAAACCTAATTTTTTCCTGTAA
- a CDS encoding TorD/DmsD family molecular chaperone: protein MIGLDRKTDVANVFIVLADLFKQPTRDTWDEIKQQNLLKKLEESVRELFNIDFFIEEVLPENYEEFRELYMSSIGSSQKKAALPIESLYKQWTLDETCTLPFARDKGYILGDSALHINYLLEKLKIEIPNELQGMPDHLAILLELLAYFIEHVPENSTAEFLDDHFDWLEEFESQLSEVTVHPFYQRLTRALIEILKAQRNSYL from the coding sequence GTGATTGGATTAGATAGAAAAACAGATGTTGCGAATGTTTTTATAGTCCTTGCAGATTTATTTAAACAACCAACAAGAGATACCTGGGATGAAATTAAGCAGCAGAATCTACTGAAGAAGCTGGAAGAATCGGTCAGAGAACTTTTTAATATCGACTTTTTCATAGAGGAAGTCCTGCCAGAGAACTATGAAGAATTTAGAGAATTATACATGTCCTCTATTGGCAGCTCGCAAAAGAAGGCTGCACTTCCGATTGAATCTTTGTATAAACAGTGGACACTGGATGAAACGTGCACTCTGCCCTTTGCTAGGGACAAAGGTTATATATTAGGAGATTCGGCGTTACATATCAATTACCTGTTAGAAAAGCTTAAGATCGAAATCCCTAATGAATTACAGGGTATGCCGGACCATCTAGCAATCCTGTTGGAGTTGTTGGCTTATTTCATTGAGCATGTTCCCGAAAATTCCACTGCTGAATTTTTGGATGATCATTTCGATTGGCTCGAAGAATTCGAATCGCAGCTTTCAGAAGTAACGGTTCATCCATTTTATCAGAGACTGACGAGAGCATTGATCGAAATATTAAAGGCACAACGTAATAGTTACCTGTAA
- a CDS encoding molybdopterin-containing oxidoreductase family protein, with product MDTKLSRRGFIKASAATAALASAGTVGFNEWSNQYVKAGANAEIKEIPSTCNACSSKCGMIGHVKNGRLWKLTGHPDHPYSKGKLCARGHGYATVVYSQDRLTQPLKRVGEKKFEPITWEQAYKEIAEKLNKIIKEHGPQSVALTEDPRASGKFYSPRFINALGSSNYYTHHVVCSNSRDSGFLHTVGVSSTSADISNAKYIMFIGRSYGDGIRPSSVQALAAAKDNGAKIVIVDPRLNNTGNLATEWLAIRPGTDLALVLAMSHVLIKENLHDMAFIKNYTVGFEDYAKELKKYTPEWAEKITGISADSITRIAIDMGKAKPKALIEQSWRGAFGCNYENSTETGRSVAMFNALLGNYQQKGGSIFGGKPNLGKLNESKHPNPKEPEAPKAGKKEFPLAYHSHGVATIVAKEALEGKMKAAIYYHSNASLGYGNPKVMKEALSKMDLVVAIDVQMSETAQLAHYVLPEVTYIERDEVIEGLSGKIPGIALRQQMVDKVHPETKPIHEIYTELAKVCGVGQYFNFSLDELNEAMLAPTGITYKQLREKGTIMFPNEEISLGKMKELKTPSGKVEFYSETYKEAGFKPIVEWIEPKVSPADDSFRLITGKQAIHSHTQTANIPILMQITKDYDLERIWINPVRAKALGIKDGDMVELKSSEATSKIRVKLTERIHPEAIFVPSHYGITSKDLKTGQGIGFGYMEHVPFDFEKWSGAGNIHEVIVKVRKVNG from the coding sequence ATGGATACAAAACTATCACGTCGAGGATTCATTAAAGCCTCTGCAGCAACTGCTGCATTGGCATCTGCGGGAACAGTAGGCTTTAATGAATGGTCCAATCAATATGTAAAAGCAGGAGCAAATGCAGAGATAAAGGAAATACCTAGTACATGCAATGCATGTTCAAGTAAATGCGGGATGATCGGCCATGTAAAAAACGGGCGATTATGGAAGCTGACAGGGCACCCTGATCACCCTTATTCGAAAGGGAAGTTATGTGCCAGGGGGCATGGTTACGCTACAGTTGTTTATTCCCAGGATAGGCTGACACAGCCATTAAAACGTGTTGGTGAAAAGAAATTCGAGCCGATTACATGGGAACAAGCTTACAAGGAAATTGCAGAAAAATTGAACAAGATTATAAAAGAGCATGGCCCACAGTCTGTCGCATTGACGGAAGATCCGCGCGCTTCAGGGAAATTTTATTCTCCTCGATTCATCAATGCGCTTGGTTCGTCGAACTACTATACTCACCATGTCGTTTGTTCAAATTCAAGGGATTCAGGGTTCTTGCACACAGTTGGTGTATCGTCAACAAGTGCTGACATCAGCAATGCTAAGTACATTATGTTCATCGGCAGGAGCTATGGAGACGGCATCCGTCCAAGTTCCGTCCAAGCGTTAGCAGCTGCAAAAGACAATGGAGCAAAGATTGTCATTGTCGATCCACGTTTGAATAATACAGGCAACCTGGCAACCGAATGGCTTGCAATTCGTCCTGGTACAGACCTCGCATTAGTGCTGGCCATGTCCCATGTATTGATAAAGGAAAACCTGCATGACATGGCATTCATTAAAAACTACACTGTTGGTTTTGAGGATTACGCAAAGGAACTGAAAAAATACACACCGGAATGGGCAGAAAAAATTACCGGTATATCTGCAGACTCGATCACTAGGATTGCGATTGATATGGGCAAAGCCAAACCTAAGGCTTTGATTGAGCAATCGTGGAGAGGAGCATTCGGCTGTAATTATGAAAATAGTACGGAAACCGGCCGTTCAGTAGCGATGTTCAATGCTTTACTTGGTAACTACCAGCAAAAAGGCGGAAGTATATTTGGTGGGAAACCTAACCTTGGGAAACTAAATGAATCAAAACATCCTAACCCGAAAGAACCTGAGGCTCCAAAAGCAGGTAAGAAAGAATTCCCGCTTGCCTATCACAGTCACGGTGTTGCAACGATCGTAGCAAAAGAAGCGTTGGAAGGCAAAATGAAGGCGGCAATTTATTACCATTCTAATGCATCGCTAGGCTATGGAAATCCGAAAGTAATGAAGGAAGCACTTTCTAAAATGGATCTCGTTGTAGCCATAGATGTACAAATGTCTGAAACGGCACAACTGGCACATTATGTCCTTCCGGAAGTGACTTATATTGAACGTGATGAGGTAATTGAAGGTTTATCTGGAAAGATACCAGGTATCGCTCTTCGCCAGCAGATGGTTGACAAGGTTCATCCGGAGACAAAACCAATACATGAAATCTATACAGAGTTAGCTAAAGTCTGCGGAGTTGGGCAATATTTCAACTTCTCCCTTGATGAATTGAACGAAGCGATGCTTGCACCTACAGGCATTACTTATAAGCAGCTAAGGGAAAAAGGAACCATCATGTTCCCTAATGAAGAAATCTCCTTAGGTAAGATGAAAGAACTGAAAACGCCTTCTGGCAAGGTTGAGTTTTACAGTGAAACATATAAAGAAGCAGGCTTTAAACCGATTGTGGAATGGATTGAACCGAAGGTAAGCCCGGCAGATGATTCTTTCCGTCTGATCACTGGGAAACAGGCAATCCACAGCCATACGCAAACTGCAAATATACCAATCTTGATGCAGATTACAAAAGATTATGATTTAGAGAGAATCTGGATCAACCCTGTTCGTGCCAAAGCGCTGGGAATCAAGGATGGAGATATGGTTGAATTGAAATCCAGTGAAGCAACAAGCAAAATTCGAGTAAAGCTAACAGAAAGAATCCACCCAGAAGCGATTTTTGTGCCAAGCCATTATGGAATCACTTCAAAAGATTTAAAGACCGGACAGGGAATAGGATTTGGCTATATGGAACACGTACCATTCGACTTTGAAAAATGGAGTGGCGCAGGAAATATCCACGAAGTAATCGTGAAGGTTAGGAAGGTGAATGGCTGA
- a CDS encoding 4Fe-4S dicluster domain-containing protein, producing MARYGMVIDTRKCVGCYACRVSCQMQNELPVEETYIKFHEKETGVFPNVKNEIIPVQCQHCEDAPCVSVCPTKATYTTKEGIVLVDADKCIGCKYCMVACHYGARTQDHNTGVVEKCRFCAELVAEGKQPACVSTCISNARIFGDLDDPNSEVSKTIVKMNAQPLRPDLGKAKIYYVR from the coding sequence ATGGCACGCTATGGAATGGTAATAGACACACGTAAATGCGTCGGCTGTTATGCTTGCCGGGTAAGCTGCCAGATGCAGAATGAGCTTCCGGTAGAAGAGACATATATTAAGTTTCACGAAAAAGAAACGGGTGTATTCCCAAACGTCAAGAATGAAATCATCCCGGTACAATGCCAGCACTGTGAAGATGCCCCATGTGTGAGTGTCTGCCCGACAAAGGCAACCTACACGACAAAAGAAGGCATCGTGCTAGTTGATGCTGATAAGTGTATCGGATGCAAGTATTGTATGGTGGCTTGCCATTATGGGGCCAGAACGCAGGATCATAATACAGGGGTAGTTGAAAAATGCCGTTTCTGTGCAGAGCTTGTGGCAGAAGGAAAACAGCCAGCCTGTGTCAGCACCTGCATCAGCAATGCCCGTATATTCGGTGACCTTGATGATCCGAATAGTGAAGTTTCAAAAACAATAGTTAAAATGAATGCTCAGCCTTTAAGGCCGGACTTAGGAAAGGCAAAAATTTACTACGTGAGGTGA